A genome region from Myxococcota bacterium includes the following:
- a CDS encoding cysteine synthase family protein, which yields MQVLDSILESIGNTPIVKLARIGADLNVNLLVKCEFLNPGGSIKDRIGLYLVRQAEKEGLLKPGGTIVEATSGNTGLGLALAGARQGYKCIFVMPDKQSEDKRRLLRAVGAEVVICPTDVEAEDPRSYYQVAMRIAKETPNCFYANQYHNQDNPDAHYHSTGPEIWKQMGHELDVFITGIGTGGTVVGTSRFLKEKNAEVQIVGVDPVGSIYFDLFHHGKPGPIKSYRIEGIGEDFMPSTMNIACMNDVIQVGDEESFAMARRLIKEEGLLCGGSSGSAVVGAIKYIKERMPAFKRAKPNILVVLPDASNRYLSKFLSEA from the coding sequence ATGCAAGTACTCGACTCGATTTTGGAAAGTATCGGCAATACCCCCATCGTGAAGTTGGCGCGTATTGGCGCGGATTTAAACGTCAATCTTTTGGTTAAATGCGAGTTTCTAAATCCAGGCGGCTCTATTAAAGATCGCATTGGTCTATACCTGGTCCGACAAGCTGAAAAAGAAGGATTGCTGAAACCCGGTGGCACCATTGTTGAAGCAACCAGCGGCAATACCGGCCTAGGCCTCGCGTTGGCTGGAGCTCGCCAAGGTTACAAATGCATTTTTGTGATGCCGGACAAGCAAAGCGAAGATAAAAGACGGTTATTACGAGCGGTCGGTGCCGAAGTCGTTATTTGTCCAACAGATGTGGAGGCCGAGGATCCGCGGAGCTATTATCAAGTAGCCATGCGCATCGCCAAAGAAACGCCTAATTGCTTTTACGCTAATCAATATCACAATCAGGACAACCCGGACGCTCATTACCACAGCACTGGCCCTGAAATCTGGAAGCAAATGGGGCACGAGCTGGATGTCTTTATCACGGGCATTGGCACCGGCGGCACGGTCGTTGGCACGTCCAGGTTTTTGAAAGAAAAAAATGCGGAAGTCCAAATCGTCGGTGTTGATCCGGTAGGCAGTATTTATTTTGACCTGTTTCATCACGGAAAGCCTGGACCGATTAAGTCCTATCGCATTGAGGGAATTGGAGAAGATTTCATGCCGTCAACGATGAATATCGCCTGCATGAACGATGTTATCCAGGTGGGCGACGAAGAATCATTTGCGATGGCTCGCAGACTGATTAAAGAAGAAGGCCTTTTGTGCGGCGGATCGTCCGGTTCTGCGGTTGTGGGGGCGATTAAATATATCAAGGAAAGGATGCCAGCGTTTAAGCGGGCAAAGCCTAATATACTGGTCGTACTGCCGGATGCATCCAACAGATATCTAAGCAAATTCCTATCGGAAGCCTAA
- a CDS encoding DNA-processing protein DprA: MSNVNYFLKSGGKVLGENGPFELGRLVRSPSVPKRAYLRGNAALLHAKPTVGIVGTRKPSALGLKRAFDYAATLTNAGCLIVSGGALGIDYAAHRGALSVGGETLSVLGDPVFENRDERPRRILDLAPSELVTTVTTYGPGTKLGKTLFVARNQYIAALSDAIVIIEGMLNSGTLHTARYAAKIGVPVWAIPGDPDNPLAEAANFLLASSDARPLLNTNALIESLGLNIAEPTPEPAVAEGEGEIWEAFKSNNGRVTLDLLCEMLKVPIFQIQSDLLELELMGTIQREGAEFVWQNRSLS; the protein is encoded by the coding sequence ATGTCGAATGTAAATTATTTTTTAAAAAGCGGCGGAAAAGTTTTAGGTGAGAACGGGCCTTTTGAACTGGGCCGGCTGGTGCGCTCACCCAGTGTGCCAAAGCGCGCCTACTTGCGCGGCAACGCTGCCTTGCTGCACGCCAAGCCTACAGTAGGTATTGTTGGCACCCGGAAGCCTTCTGCGCTCGGTTTAAAGCGAGCGTTTGATTACGCAGCCACGCTGACCAACGCTGGCTGCCTAATTGTCTCTGGCGGCGCGCTGGGCATCGATTATGCAGCGCATCGAGGGGCTTTGTCGGTGGGTGGCGAGACGTTGTCGGTCCTCGGCGATCCGGTTTTTGAAAATAGAGATGAGCGGCCCAGGCGTATTTTGGATTTGGCGCCTTCTGAGCTTGTCACCACGGTCACCACTTATGGTCCCGGGACCAAGCTGGGCAAGACACTTTTCGTCGCTCGCAACCAATACATAGCGGCTTTGTCTGATGCCATTGTAATTATCGAAGGCATGCTTAACTCGGGAACTTTGCATACAGCTAGATATGCTGCCAAGATTGGTGTTCCGGTGTGGGCGATTCCCGGGGATCCAGACAACCCGCTGGCAGAAGCAGCAAATTTCTTGTTAGCGAGCTCGGATGCTCGGCCACTTTTAAACACCAACGCTTTAATCGAAAGTTTAGGTTTAAATATTGCTGAGCCAACTCCAGAACCAGCTGTTGCGGAAGGCGAAGGTGAGATTTGGGAGGCTTTTAAATCTAACAATGGACGCGTGACGCTTGACTTATTGTGTGAGATGCTTAAAGTGCCGATTTTTCAAATCCAGTCAGACTTGCTTGAGCTTGAATTGATGGGTACGATTCAAAGAGAAGGCGCAGAATTTGTATGGCAAAATCGCTCGTTATCGTAG